The sequence GGACGGGGAATTTCGCCGCCAGGCGGGGCAGGCCAGCAACGTGGTCGCTGTGCTCGTGGGTGATCAGGACAGCGTCGAGGCGCTCCGGCGCGATACCGGCGAGCATCATGCGCCGCAGCAGCTCGCGGCGGCTGAAGCCGGCATCGAGCAACAGACAGGTGGATTCGGTTGCAAGAATCGCAGCGTTGCCGCGGCTGCCGCTGCCGAGAATCGTGAGGCGAACACTCACGGTTCTAAGTTATCAGTTATCAGTTTTCAGTCGTCAGTTTTTTCCCGCCATTCGATGCTGCGGGGCTAATCGCTGGATTTTGTCGCGGCGGTGGAGGCGGGCTTGGGGGCGTCGGCCGACTTCGCGGTGTCGGTTGGTTTCGCCGTATCACCGTTAGTGTGGGGCTCGTGGGAAGCTGCCGTCGAGGTGTTGGAGTGCCCGTAGTCGGTGACGTACCAGCCGGTGCCTTTGAACTGGATCGCCGGAGCGGAGATCAGCTTCTCCAAAGGTCCGCCGCAGAATTGGCAGGTCTTGAGGGGTTCGGCTGAGAACGATTGGATTTTTTCGACGCGCCGGTGGCAGCGCTGGCACTCATATTCGTACAAAGGCACGACAAGATCAGTGTAGCACTGTGCGCAGCCGCTGGAGGCCCGCGGCGATGACTTCGGGCGCGGCGGCATAGGAAAAACGCAGGTGGGCGGGACCGCCAAAGACTTCGCCGGGAACGGTGACTACGCCGGCCTCGCGCAGCAGTTTCTGCGCCAGTTCGTTGGCCGTCGACATGCCCAGGCGGGTCAGGGCGCCGGAGACATTCGCCCAGGCATAAAAGGCTCCCGCGGGGAGCTGGCAGCTCACGCCGGGCAAGGCGTTCAGACCGGCGACGATCAGCCCGCGGCGTTCGCGGTAGGCGGCAAGCATGGCCACGACGGCGTCCTGGGGGCCGCTGAGCGCTTCGACGGCGCCGGCTTGCGCAAAAGTGGTGGCGTTGCCGGTGGAGTGGGATTGCAACGCCAGCATGGCCGCACGCGCGGCCGGGGGAGCAAGGACGTAGCCGATGCGCCAGCCGGTCATGGCGTAGGTCTTCGAGAGCGAGCCGCAGATGATGGCGCGCTCGCGGGCGCCAGGCTCGGCGCCGACGCTGTAGGGCCTGGCGTCGTAGACCAGGCGGGCGTAGCACTCGTCGCTGAGCAGCCAGAGCCGGTGCTCGCGGCAGAGCGCGAGCACGGCGCGAAACAGCTCCGGCGGCAGGACGGCGCCACTGGGGTTGTTGGGCGAATTCAGCAGAATGGCGCGGGTACGGGGTGTGAGGGCGCGCTCGATGGCGGCGAGCGAAAGCGAGAAGCCGGCGGCTTCGCCGGCTTCGACCAGGACGGGCGTGGCGCCCACGTAGCGGATCTGGTCGCGGAAGCTGACCCAGTAGGGCGCGGGCAGGATCACCTCGTCGCCGTCGTCGACCAGCGAACTGATGGCATTGAACAGGCCGTGCTTGCCGCCGGAGGTGACGAGCACATCGTCCGCTGCATAATCGGAGCCGAAGTCGCGGCGGTGGGCGGCGGCGATGGCGGCGCGCAGGGCGGCAGTGCCGGCGGTGGGAGTGTATTTGGTATTGTGGGCCGCGAGTGCGGCGATGCCGGCGGCGGTGATGTTTTCCGGCGTTGCAAAATCCGGCTCGCCGGCGCCGAAATCGACCAGGTCGCGGCCCTCGGCCTTGAGGCGCGCGGCCTCGCTCATCACCGCCGCAGTGCCGGAGATGGCGATGCGCGCGCTGCGCGCCGCCAGCCTCACCGGCCCGCTCCGCGGGGGGCGAGTTTGGCGCGGAGGCGGCGTTCGACTTCGGGGGTGACCATGCCGGCCACGAGGCGGCCGCCGGCGGCGACCTCTTTCACCAGGCGCGAGCTGAGGTAGGCGTAGGCTTCGCCGGGCATCAGGAAGACGGTTTCCAGGGCGGGCGCCATGCGGCGGTTCATCCAGGCCATCTGAAACTCGTACTCGTAGTCACTGATGGCGCGGATGCCGCGCAGCAGCGCGCGGGCGCCGCGGCGCTCGGCGAAATCCACCAGCAGGCCGTCGAACTCGCAGACCTCGACGCCGGCCAGCGATGCGGTCATTTCGCGCAGCATCTCCAGGCGCTCTTCGACGCTGAATAGCGCCTGCTTGTCCGAATTGCGCAGCACCGCGACCAGCAGCCGGGGAAAGATGCGGCTGCCGCGCTCGATCAGGTCGAGGTGCCCGAGCGTGGGCGGGTCGAACGAGCCGGGGTAGATGGCCAGGTCGGCGGTCATAGGATTTTATGCGGGCCAGCGTTTTCCATTGTAATTCCACATGCAGTGTCTGCTATATTCCCCGGCATGCAACCCAATCGCCGCCAATTCCTCAAAACCAGCGCCCTGGGCGCCGCGGCCATGCCGCTGGCGCTCAGCGGCTGTGGCCATCGCTCTGCAGCTGCAGCGGAAACCGCTGGCGCACCGCCGCTACCCGCCGCCCTTCTGGCGCTGGAACCGGTCGCGCCCAAGGTCGTGCCCATCACCGAAGGCGAGCGGCGCCAACGCCTGGCGCGGGCACAGGAGCTCATGGGGGTGCACAAAATCGACGCCCTCTTCATGGAAGGCGGCAGCTCGCTGATTTATTTCACCGGTATGCACTGGTTCACGAGCGAGCGCACCATGGGGATGCTGCTGCCGCGCTCCGGCGATCCCGTCTACATCACCCCGGCGTTCGAGAAAAACCGGGCGCTCGAGCAGATCCGCTTCGGCCATGACGTGCGCACCTGGCAGGAAAACGAAAGCCCCTACGAACTGATCGCGCACGCGCTGGCGGACCTGCGCGTGGCGACGGGGACACTGGGCATCGAAGAAAAGACGCCGTACTTCATGGCCTCGGGCATAGCCGCGGCCGCGGGACGGGCGAAGATCGTCAGCGCCACGCCGGTGACGGCGGGCTGCCGCTCGGTGAAGAGCGCAGCGGAGCTGGCGCTGATGCAGGTTGCCAATAACGCGACGCTTTCGCTGTACAAGGCGGTGTGGGAGGGGCTGCGGACGCATGGGCCGGGCATGACGCAGCATCAGGTTTCGGCCTGGATTGATGCGGGCTACCGGCGGCTGGGCTTACCCGGCGGGGCGAGCATCAACGTGGGCCAGTACACGGCGCTGCCGCACGGCTCGCGCGAGCCGCAGCAAATTCTGGAAGGAACGCCGGTGATGCTGGACGACGGCTGCCAGGTCGAAGGCTATACCAGCGACATCACCCGCACTTTTGTGCTGGGCAAGGCGAGCGACAAGATGAAGAAAGTCTTCGCCATCGTGCAGCAGGCACAGCGGGCGGCGCGCGCCGCGGCGCGGCCGGGCGTGCCCATGGAGTCGGTCGATGCCGCGGCGCGCAAGGTGATCACCGACGCCGGCTACGGGCCAGGCTACAAATATTTCTCCCACCGCCTGGGCCACGGCATCGGGCTCGACGGCCACGAATGGTACTACCTGGTGCAGGGCGACCGGCGGCCGATCGCCGCCAACATGACCTTCAGCGACGAGCCGGGCATTTACATTGTGGGCGAATTCGGCGTGCGGCTGGAGGACGACATGCACATCACGCCGGAGGGCGCGGAGTGGTTCACGCCCCAGAGCCCGTCGATTGAAGAGCCGTTCGCCAGTTAGTGCTCCGCCTTGGCCGGAGTTCCGATCATCTTGACATCGGAGCGCGACGACATCATGATGTTGTCGTGAGGACGACGCTTACCCTCGATCCCGATGTGGCGGCACTGCTCAGCCAGGAAATGCGGCGCACTGGCGCCACGCTCAAACCGACGGTGAATCAACTCCTGCGCCGGGCCTTCGCGGGTGCACCGGGGCTTGCGCGCAAGCGGTTCCGGTACGCGGCTCGTCCGCTGGGCTTACGCCCGGGTTTTGACCCCGATCGCATGAACCAGCTCTACGATCAGCTTGAGACCGAGAGTTTTCTCGGCCAAAGGCGGCAGGAAATGCAGGACAAGAACGGGTCCCGCAAGCGCGTGCCCCGAAAGGTGGCGAGCGACTGATTCTTCCCGACGTGAATCTTCTGCTGTACGCCTACGACGCGGCATCCCGGCACCACAAATCAGCGCGTAGCTGGTGGCTGGAACTGCTGAACGGAACCGAACCGGTAGCGCTGGCGTGGGTGGTGCTGCTGGGCTTCCTCAGGGTCTCGACTCAGGCGCGCGTATGGACGCAGCCGTTTTCGGCTGCCGAGGCCTGTGGCCACATGCGGTCCTGGCTCGAGCTGCCCCAAGTGAGCATCGTGGCTCCCGGGCCGGATCACGCCCGCATCCTTTTCGGCATGGTTGAGCGCTTGGGAATAGGCGGCAATCTCACCACGGATGCCCATCTTGCGGCACTCGCCATTGAGTACCAGGCGCAACTGCATTCCGCCGATGCCGACTTCGCCCGCTTCCCCGGGCTGCGCTGGCACAACCCGCTGCGGGCTGCGTAGCCTTGCCAACCCCAGCGCGCTAATCTTTCGCCTTGGCAAACTCTTGCAGCAGTTTGCGGGCGCGTTTTTGGGCGGCGTCCATGATGTTGGGGTTGGCAAGGGTGGCCTGGAGGGTGGGGGCGAGGAGCTGGGGCTCGGCCATCTGGTGGCCGGCCCAGTCGGCTTCGATCTGGTTCATGATCTGGAGCACGTCGAGGGGCTGGTACTGGAGGGCGCGCTGGAGGCGGATGGCGTCCATGCCGGTGACGGAAATGCCCTCAAACAGGCTGACCAGAGCCGCCGCGTGCTGGTTGGTGGTGTAGGTGAACTGCTGCGAGGTGTGATGGCTGTCGTCGTCGTAGGCGAGCATTTTGTCGCCGGTGTAGGCGACGTTCTGCTTTGACTGGAGCGTGGAGCCGGCGAAATCGTGCAGCGCGCGGACGCCGGCGAAGATTTCCTGCAGCGCCTGCGGTGAGGCGGTGAAACTCAGGGTCGTGAGCGGCATGCCGGCTTTTTCGCGGGCGGCGTAGGTGGCGCGGCCGTCACGGTAGACTTCGATCTGGAAAAAGGGCGGCACCGAGCCTTGGAAGCTGCGGGCGTAGGTGACGCGCGGGCTGCCGAGGGATTGCGCGCCGAGCGTCAGCGCGCACAGCAGCGCCACCATCAGAACCGAAAAGCGGAACTTCATGACGTTATTTTAGCCGGGCGGGGCAGCAGGCGGGCGTAGTGGTGCTTGCCGACTTTGATCACCACCGGCTGGGCGAGGAGCGCCGGCAGGCGCGTCTCGCGGTAAATGGCGCCATCGAGCGAAACCGAGCCGGCTTCAATCAGCCGCGCGGCGGCGCTGACCGACGGGGCCAGGCCGGCCTCGACCAGGAGCTTGTCGAGGCGGTCGCTGGCACTCACCGGGCGCCCGGGGATTGCGGCGGGCGCTTCCCCGCCCTGCACCACGCGCGCGAAGGCGGCGCGGGCGGCGGCCGCGGCCTCGCGGCCCTGGAAATCGGCGGTAATGGTTTCGGCGAGGTCTTTTTTGACGTCCATGGGATGGCGGCGGCCGGCGGCGACGGCGGCGCGGGTGGAGGCGATTTCGGCCTCGCTCTGATCGGTGAGCAACAGGGCGTAGCGCCACATGAGCTCGTCGGAGATGGACATCAGCTTGGCGAACATGGTCTCGGCGGGCTCGGTGATGCCGACGTAGTTGCCGAAGGATTTCGACATTTTGCGCACGCCGTCCAGGCCCTCGAGCAGCGGAACGGTGAGGATGATCTGCGCGGGCTGGCCGTAGGCGCGCTGGACTTCACGGCCGAGCAGCAGGTTGAACTTCTGATCGGTGCCACCCAGCTCGACGTCGGCATGCAGCGCGACCGAATCGTAGGCCTGCGCCAGCGGATACAGGAATTCGTGGATGGAGATGGGCTGGCCGGCCTGATAACGCTTCTGAAAATCGTCGCGTTCGAGCATGCGCGCCACGGTGCACTGGGCGCAGAGGCGCACGAAGTCGGCGGCGGTGAGCGCGCCCAGCCACTCGCTGTTGAAGGCGACGCGGGTGCGGCGCTCGTCGAGCAGCTTGAAGACCTGAGCGCGGTAGGTGGCGGCGTTGGCGTCGATTTCGGCGCGGGTGAGGGCCGGACGGGTTTCGCTGCGGCCGGTGGGATCGCCGATCAGGCCGGTAAAGTCGCCGATGAGGAAGATGACCTGGTGGCCGAGATCCTGAAAATGCTTGAGCTTGCGCAACAGGACGGTATGGCCGAGGTGCAGGTCGGGCGCGGTGGGATCAAAGCCGGCCTTGACCTGAAGCACACGGCCGGCGGCGCGGGCCGCGTCCAGGCGCTCGCGCAGCTCGGCGGGGGCGATGAGCTCGTCGGCGCCTTTGGCGATGAGCGCCATTTGCGCGTCGATTTCCGGCATAGGCGATTATTATAAAGCTGGCCTTTGGCCCCCACCCTGCATGGACTTGTCTGTTGATATCGCCGGACTGCATCTCCCCAACCCCGTGATGGCAGCCAGCGGGACGTTTGGCTACGGCAATGAATTCGAAGATATCGTGCGGCTGACGGGGCTGGGGGCGGTGATCACCAAAGGCCTGTCGCGCGCGCCCATGGCCGGCAATCCCAGTCCGCGGCTGCTGGAAACCGCGGCCGGCATGCTGAATTCCGTGGGGCTGCAGAACATCGGCGCGGCGGCGTTTCTGCAGACGCGGCTGCCGCGGCTGCGGCAGTTGGGCGTGACCGTGATTACCAACGTGTTCGGCGAAAGCGTGGAGGACTACGTCGCCACGGTGGAAATGCTGAACCAGGGCGAAGGCATCGCAGCCTACGAGCTGAATGTGAGCTGCCCCAATACCGCCTGCGGCGGCATGGTGTTCGGCACCGACGCCGGACTGCTGCACGAACTGGTGACGGCGGTGAAGCGGGTGACGCGGCGGCCATTGATCGTGAAGCTCAGCCCCAACGTCACCAGCATTGCGGAGATGGCGCGCGTGGCCGAGGCGGCGGGCGCGGACGCGATCTCGCTGGTGAATACGTTCTTGGGCATGGCGATCAACCCGGAGACGCGGCGGCCGCGGTTTGCGCGCGTGGTGGCAGGGCTGTCGGGGCCGGCGATCAAGCCGTTGGCGCTGCGCATGGTGTGGGAGGCGTCTCAGGCGGTAAAGCTGCCGCTGATCGGCGTGGGCGGCATCGCCAGCGGCCGCGACGTGGTGGAGTTTCTGCTGGCCGGCGCCAGCGCGGTGCAAATCGGCACCATGAACTTCTGGGATCCCAAAGCGACCGAGAACGTGCTGCGCGAGCTGAAGAAGTTTTGCCGGCGGCACGGCGTGGACGCGGTGCGCAGCCTGACGGGCGCGCTGGCCGTAGAAGAGGCCACGGGGGAACAGGCATGAAGATTCTGGTGTTGGGCGGCGGCGGACGCGAACATGCGCTCTGCTGGAAGCTGGCGCAGTCGCCGCAGGCCGAAGCGGTGCTGGCACTGCCGGGCAACGATGGCATCGCGGCCGCAGGGGTGCGCTGTCTGGCGGGTGACGCAAGCGACGCGGCGACGGTGCTGGCGGCGATTGCCGCGCACGGCATCGACCTCACCGTGGTGGGGCCGGAAGCGCCGCTGGCGGCAGGCATCGCCGATGCGCTGCGCACGCAGGGCAAGCTGGTGTTTGGGCCGGCGCGGGCGGCGGCGCGGTTGGAGAGCAGCAAAGTTTTCGCCAAGGAATTCATGGCGCGCTATGAAATCCCGACGGCGCGGTTCGCGGCGGTGGATTCGGCGGCGGCGGCGCGGCGGGCGCTGCAGGTAATGGGTGGCGTCGCAGTGCTGAAAGCCGATGGCCTCGCGGCCGGCAAGGGCGTGGTGGTGCCGGAAACCGCGGCGGAAGCAGAAGCCGCGGCGGAAGCGATGCTGGCGCAGTACGGCAGGCTGGTGATCGAGCAGCGGTTGCGCGGCCCCGAGCTGAGCGTGCTGGCCATCTGCAATGGCGAGCAATACCTGACGCTGCTGCCGGCGCGCGATCACAAACGGCTGCGGGAGGGCGATCAGGGACCGAATACGGGCGGCATGGGGGCGATCTGCAGCGCAGCGCTGCTGCCGCACGAACTGCAGCAGACGATCGAAGAGAAAACCATCGAACCCACGCTGGCGGGCATGAGCGCCATGGGGACGCCCTTCGTGGGTGTGCTCTATTGCGGCCTGATGCTCACCGCCGCGGGCCCGAAGGTACTGGAATACAACGTACGTTTCGGCGATCCGGAAACGCAGGCGATTCTGCCCTGCTGGGGCGGGGACCTGGCAGCGGTGCTGGCGGCCGCCGCGCGCGGCGCCGCGCTGCAGCCGCCGCCGGCGGGCGCACTGGCGCCCTGGGGCGCGTGCGTGGTGGCAGCCGCGGAGGGCTACCCGGGAACGC comes from Acidobacteriota bacterium and encodes:
- a CDS encoding zinc ribbon domain-containing protein, with translation MPLYEYECQRCHRRVEKIQSFSAEPLKTCQFCGGPLEKLISAPAIQFKGTGWYVTDYGHSNTSTAASHEPHTNGDTAKPTDTAKSADAPKPASTAATKSSD
- a CDS encoding pyridoxal phosphate-dependent aminotransferase; translated protein: MSEAARLKAEGRDLVDFGAGEPDFATPENITAAGIAALAAHNTKYTPTAGTAALRAAIAAAHRRDFGSDYAADDVLVTSGGKHGLFNAISSLVDDGDEVILPAPYWVSFRDQIRYVGATPVLVEAGEAAGFSLSLAAIERALTPRTRAILLNSPNNPSGAVLPPELFRAVLALCREHRLWLLSDECYARLVYDARPYSVGAEPGARERAIICGSLSKTYAMTGWRIGYVLAPPAARAAMLALQSHSTGNATTFAQAGAVEALSGPQDAVVAMLAAYRERRGLIVAGLNALPGVSCQLPAGAFYAWANVSGALTRLGMSTANELAQKLLREAGVVTVPGEVFGGPAHLRFSYAAAPEVIAAGLQRLRTVLH
- a CDS encoding pantetheine-phosphate adenylyltransferase gives rise to the protein MTADLAIYPGSFDPPTLGHLDLIERGSRIFPRLLVAVLRNSDKQALFSVEERLEMLREMTASLAGVEVCEFDGLLVDFAERRGARALLRGIRAISDYEYEFQMAWMNRRMAPALETVFLMPGEAYAYLSSRLVKEVAAGGRLVAGMVTPEVERRLRAKLAPRGAGR
- a CDS encoding M24 family metallopeptidase; this translates as MQPNRRQFLKTSALGAAAMPLALSGCGHRSAAAAETAGAPPLPAALLALEPVAPKVVPITEGERRQRLARAQELMGVHKIDALFMEGGSSLIYFTGMHWFTSERTMGMLLPRSGDPVYITPAFEKNRALEQIRFGHDVRTWQENESPYELIAHALADLRVATGTLGIEEKTPYFMASGIAAAAGRAKIVSATPVTAGCRSVKSAAELALMQVANNATLSLYKAVWEGLRTHGPGMTQHQVSAWIDAGYRRLGLPGGASINVGQYTALPHGSREPQQILEGTPVMLDDGCQVEGYTSDITRTFVLGKASDKMKKVFAIVQQAQRAARAAARPGVPMESVDAAARKVITDAGYGPGYKYFSHRLGHGIGLDGHEWYYLVQGDRRPIAANMTFSDEPGIYIVGEFGVRLEDDMHITPEGAEWFTPQSPSIEEPFAS
- a CDS encoding PIN domain-containing protein, with product MILPDVNLLLYAYDAASRHHKSARSWWLELLNGTEPVALAWVVLLGFLRVSTQARVWTQPFSAAEACGHMRSWLELPQVSIVAPGPDHARILFGMVERLGIGGNLTTDAHLAALAIEYQAQLHSADADFARFPGLRWHNPLRAA
- a CDS encoding tyrosine--tRNA ligase, coding for MPEIDAQMALIAKGADELIAPAELRERLDAARAAGRVLQVKAGFDPTAPDLHLGHTVLLRKLKHFQDLGHQVIFLIGDFTGLIGDPTGRSETRPALTRAEIDANAATYRAQVFKLLDERRTRVAFNSEWLGALTAADFVRLCAQCTVARMLERDDFQKRYQAGQPISIHEFLYPLAQAYDSVALHADVELGGTDQKFNLLLGREVQRAYGQPAQIILTVPLLEGLDGVRKMSKSFGNYVGITEPAETMFAKLMSISDELMWRYALLLTDQSEAEIASTRAAVAAGRRHPMDVKKDLAETITADFQGREAAAAARAAFARVVQGGEAPAAIPGRPVSASDRLDKLLVEAGLAPSVSAAARLIEAGSVSLDGAIYRETRLPALLAQPVVIKVGKHHYARLLPRPAKITS
- a CDS encoding dihydroorotate dehydrogenase; amino-acid sequence: MDLSVDIAGLHLPNPVMAASGTFGYGNEFEDIVRLTGLGAVITKGLSRAPMAGNPSPRLLETAAGMLNSVGLQNIGAAAFLQTRLPRLRQLGVTVITNVFGESVEDYVATVEMLNQGEGIAAYELNVSCPNTACGGMVFGTDAGLLHELVTAVKRVTRRPLIVKLSPNVTSIAEMARVAEAAGADAISLVNTFLGMAINPETRRPRFARVVAGLSGPAIKPLALRMVWEASQAVKLPLIGVGGIASGRDVVEFLLAGASAVQIGTMNFWDPKATENVLRELKKFCRRHGVDAVRSLTGALAVEEATGEQA
- the purD gene encoding phosphoribosylamine--glycine ligase — encoded protein: MKILVLGGGGREHALCWKLAQSPQAEAVLALPGNDGIAAAGVRCLAGDASDAATVLAAIAAHGIDLTVVGPEAPLAAGIADALRTQGKLVFGPARAAARLESSKVFAKEFMARYEIPTARFAAVDSAAAARRALQVMGGVAVLKADGLAAGKGVVVPETAAEAEAAAEAMLAQYGRLVIEQRLRGPELSVLAICNGEQYLTLLPARDHKRLREGDQGPNTGGMGAICSAALLPHELQQTIEEKTIEPTLAGMSAMGTPFVGVLYCGLMLTAAGPKVLEYNVRFGDPETQAILPCWGGDLAAVLAAAARGAALQPPPAGALAPWGACVVAAAEGYPGTPTRGDAIDGLDAAGQLAGVQIFHAGTRHAEGQWLTHGGRVLAAAASGGALGQALGACYHAFDFLHFRGMQVRRDIGQLQGDSIHA